aattctgctCAGTTCGAACATAACTCGATTTAGCTCTATTCGTTGGCACCCCTCATCTTTTCTACTTTTCACTTTTCTACTCGCGTGATGACCTAAAGTCCATGTATTTTTGTTTTCCGAGTCACAAGTATATAACCCCATTTGCACAGtgatatatataaaaaaatatattataaaaacgCATTAAATGTCGCATTGGTTACATTTGGAATTTTTGTCCAAAGCCCAATACATACCAGACTGATCAAGGCCTGTCACAAATTAAAGACGGACCAAGTCATCAAGACCCACGAGCAGAAGTCGTTAAGATCCACGAACACAAGTTGTTCACTGGTTAGGCCCAATACGACTAAAGAACCAGAGTCATGATGCCCAATATGGACACTAGCTTCTACAAGGAAGTATCTAAAATCCCTTGTCTTACATTAGTCCTAATTATCATCTAAGTTgtagacttgtccaccaagtctccaaACACAAGTCTAACCTTATACAGTAAAACCTCTGTAAATTAAtactcgattaattaataatctctctaaattaataattttgtccggtcccgacttgggccagttcaaaaaatgatcaatttcgataagataataagataataatttttttgaaaaccctgtataaaaatatggtcccaataaaactataaattaataattcccttatattcataaaaatataactattacatctttgtaaaatatgattcaattgtagtttgctttttcatataatttaaatcaacatgaAGCTCATCCTTAATCTTCCTTATTGCATCCAAAAGCTCGAGTGTGGTGCTTTCATGTTGCATCAAAAAGTTATTAAGCATTTTTGATGCCTTGAGTGCTTCTTTACGTGTAACCGGCTCCAACGGTGTTGTATCGTCTTCAACTGGAGATCTTTTTGAGTGCATAATGAATTTTCTCTTTTATATTCACATAATGCTTTTCTTGCTTCATCCGTCATTGTTGATTTTGTGACACCTTTTAGATGAGAAACCATTATTTTGTTTGTATAATTTTTCCCCCAATCTAGTATATacagtatatataatatattttatgacaacacatacattgaatactttctatgtaaaatacaatgaattatattaattcatgtactttgaattttcctaatatacattgaatattttctatgtaaaatacaatgaatttaacttatacactacatggactttgaatctaatatattgtacattacattgactttctaaattcatatacattgaattaattgaattaagtataaaatataaattgtacaattcattttatttaaatttatgtgaataaaaatttaatcaaaagttaattttgtttgctaccgaaaactctctataaattaataattattaatttatcgattaattaatacctctctaaattaatagaattctccggtcccaactatattaatttatagagGTTTTACTGTACTCACTTTTATATTAAAAGGGCTCTCTACCTCTCAATCTAAAACTTCGTTTTGGCTTAATCTCTGAAATAAAAATATACAAGCCACTACGTACTTGTTGTGCCCTCGCCGCTATTGCCCCGAATACATCATCAAGAattacgtttttgacttgatttTCTACAACACAAAGATATATAGGCATTTTGCGAGAAAAGTCACTCCACGAATACGAGAACAACCATTAAAACTCGAAACTCATAAATCCTGACATTAAATACTAATTGACCCTGATTTTTATTCCAATAACATCATATTTTATTAACTTGTCCCAAATATTTTCtcaaaagaaaaaagaaaattgcCTACAACCGTGTAGCATACGTGTTTAACTCACTCACTAAAACTCGCCTCCGAGTTAATGACTCACCTAACCGTACCCCTTCACTTTTTGTTGACATCATACCCCTTCACCGCCTCTATCAGATTTTCCTCCTCTTCATAAGTCTCCCCTCTTTACTTCACTAGGGTttacttacatatatacatacatatttattacttttcttgattttttttttcttcttaatcTTTTCATGGAAACTACCAGTTTCAAAGCTCAAATTATGTTTCAAGATTCTCTTTTATTTATTGTCTTTCCTTGTGCAAACTATCAGATTTTATTTGCTAATTTTCTAAAGCTTTTTTCACCTGTTTTATGCTAAAAAAAATTCTTGAATCTATTTAGATTTTGCTTGTTTGAAAAAAGTGGACTTGGGTATTTTTGGGTTTGTCAAAATTTAGATACCCTTTTGAGTATAGTTGAATTTGGCGGTGTTTATGTAAAAATCTTGAAGATTTAGTGATAAAGATTGAATCTTTATGGTTCTTGATGGATCCAGAGTATGTtgagttaagttctgatgaagATGTGGGCTTGGATGAAAAGTTAGGGTTTGATGatagtgatgaagatgaagattgGATACAAGAGCTACTTAAAGAGGTTGATAGACAGACTAACACTGAGGATTCTAATGAGTCTGATGATGTGGTTTTAGTGAGTGAGGTTGTAGAGAGTCCTAAGTTGAAGTTGAAGATTTGTGATGTTGGTTTGAAAGAAGTAGATGCGGAGGAAGAGGAGGATGATGATTGTGTGGTTTTGGATGGTGATCCCGATAAGCCGGAAGCAGTCGAGAGTAATTTGATGTTGGATGAGTCCGATGAGCTGCAAGTTGTTGCGGAGACAGGACAGGTACTGGAGAATGACCCTTGCTTTGAAATTGTTTATCTTGTGTGGTTTAACAAAGTAGGAGTATGTTGTGCTGATTATGTTTGTTATTGATTGCATTGCTTGCTTGCACACTTTACTTCAGAAACTGTTCATCTGAATTTTGAATTTGTTGTCATATTTCACTGTTAAGATATTTTTTATAATAGCAATTTATCAAGATCCTGCTTAGTTAATCATATAATTTCTTTGTTTAAATTTAGTTATATCTTCCCTTCATCCTGTTTTTGTATTTAAAGCTTCTATTGTTTCTGTTTTAAACGTCCTATTTCGAGGATGTATGCCATAATGTTTTATCTGTGTAATGTGGAGATCTTTAAATCAGATAAATGTCAGGCTTAGGAGATCTTTGGTACAATGAACTCTAATATATTTGCAGCTTGTATTTTATACAAGGTGGGTAAATTAGTATCACTTGTGCTATTGGCAGCGATGGACAAAGTTCATTGTAGCTCCAGCATAAGATTGTTTATTATCTGAAGGATGCAAGCTTCGACTGGAGCAAGAAAGTTGCTAAACAGTCACTATGCTTGAGTGGGTATGAACAGAAATATCTATTTGCAATATTGAGTTTTCAAGTTCTCAATGACCTCTGCAGAGTATTGATGTATTGCAAGTGTGTTGATAAATGATGTTTCTAATAAACTGTTTGGAGAAATGTGTTATTTTCTGTTTTCTACTTCATTTCTTTTTTGTTTAACAAAACCACTACTGAAAAAGAGTCCAGAAACCCCCCATCCAGATTGTTGTTGACAATCTTTGTGTTTTTGTTCCTGCATTGAAACTAATGGGTTACAGAGTCCTGCATGATGATTTGAACTATATTCTGTAAAAACTATGGTCACATGCTTTTGATATGGTTTCACCCGGTGATTAACTAATTCTGCTTTTACTAAGGGTTGTCTGAAGTAATGGGCCGCGATGTTGAATTTTGACTTTCTTTTCTTCTGGTAATTTACAGGTGGCTTGCAGAGACTACCCCCACCCACGACATCTCTGTGTTAAGTATCCTTTTATGTCCACTGGACATGAAAAATACTGCAACCAGGTAAAAAGCCTTATAATATAGCCTTGAAAAAGATTTACACTGAAAATATATTGATATCAATCAGCTGTTAACATAACTTATCTTCCCACCTACTTCTGATTTCAGTGTCACTGTTATGTCTGTGACTCTCTGGCTCCATGTCTTCATTGGGATGCTAATCATTGTCATGCCACCGACAAAGAAGAATTTTGGAAAAATGAGAGGAAGTCTTTAAAGAACCGCTACCAAGCTGCCATATCAGTTCCCAAAAATTTTACTTTGTCAGCTGAGATGATCCAAATGATCAGTCAAAGTGCGGTATCAGTTTCATTTGAACCAGCTGCGGTATCAGTTCCATTTGAACCCGCCTATGTATCCCACAGTCAGGTTCCCGGACCAGCAATGGTTCATGCATGTTCAAGGCCGAGTAGTTTTGTACCAGGATTTGATCATTCTGGGCAAGTTGTGCCTAGAAACAGATTTCGGCCGAACCTGGTATTGCAGCACCTGCGCAGTACAGGTAACGATGTTATTCAAAGGGATAGAAGAGGCCTTCAAGTTAAATCTCCTCCTTCAGTGTTTAAAAGAACTGGTCCCGGGAGCCCTCTACTGTCCAACAGAAGGTATTGTTTATCTAACCAAACATTTAGAGGCCCATATATAAGAGTACCTCCTCCAATGCCAATGCCGATACCACCAGTTCACAACAATATCATGAGATGGCAACCGTTTCACCCCCAGATGGGTTCAGAGTTCAACACTTATCAGCTCCCCGCACAACCAAATATTCATGCAAACTTTTCAAATTCCATGCCTTTTCAACCTCAACTATCCACCGCGCCAAATGTTATGACCAACCATCTGAACATTTCGCCTTTTCAACCTATGATGTCTCCTCTGTCGAACACTGCCAATGTCTTTGGTAGTTCAGTCACTCAACCTCAAGTTCCATCTCAGGCACAATATTATGGCAACGCCTTTTTGGGACCAACTCAATCCCAGTTGCCCTTCCAACCAGTTGTTGATAGCAGCTACACAAACGGAGCGCCTTTGGAACCAATGCTAAATGGTCAGCCTGATTTCCCTCCAAACGAATATCAGATTGTTCAACAAGTGGATCATCACGGTAGTTTTCTGGACTCAATTGTTGAAGACATTGACTTAGGTAGTGTCAATCTGACTTCTGATACCAACCAAGAACCTCCATCCCAACATCAAGATGTAGGTTTAGTATCTGAGAATGTGACCTTGCCGCATACTGAACTTGATAATCTTTTCGTTGGAAGCCCAAATCTTGATGCTTTAAACATTCAGTATGATAGTTGGAATTTAGGTAGCAGCGACAAACCGGTACATTCTCCAGAACCAGATATATCAGATTCTAGTTTCTTCTTCGGATTGTAATCTTTTGCGTTGTTAAATATGTGACTAGTCCACTAGGAGCGTAATTATTAGTGTATTGCAGAAAGCAAGTCAGTTAAAAATCTGTATTTTGTGTAGTTGCTGTTCTTATGAAGGAAAAAAAAAGCTTTTTTTTTTTCTTTAGTGAATTCACTATTGACCTCTCAGTTTGTATCtacttattttcttaaagaacAGCAAATCAGAATGTTAGTAACATGGGTTGTTTGTTTCATGTTATTTTAAACAACTTGGTGAATGATATCTTCATGTGTTAGTTTGCTTGGGCTGTTTGTTTATTGGTAACTAAAATATAATAGAATGTCATTCTCCTGTGTTAGAAAATCATATCAACACAACTAAAATGCCCATATTCATGGACAATAATGATTTTCTTTCTGAACAATACCACCTTATTGTCGAAATTGATCCCAAATTTGTTCACAAGACACATGACCATCTTTTTATTCATAGAGAGATGGATCAATAATATAATGACAATCCATAACGGGCCTACGGTATATCTCCTTAACAAAAGAATATAATGACAATCCATAACGGGCCTACGATATCTCTCCTTAACAAAAGAATATCAAGTGATTAAGGGATTATCGTCCCAGATTTTGTATTCGATTTTCGCTTATCCCGAGATATGTTAGGACAAATACTCAATTGTTACTCAAAAAAATCCTAACAAAACACAACAAATGGATTTTAAAAGATCTTGGGCGGCCCAAACCACAAAGCCCATCTTAACAGTACCAATTACCAACTAAACCTTTTCTTCTTTGTTTCAGTAAATATAAAGCTGTATATACAGTATACACACACACAATACATACACAGTTTAAGCAAGAATGGCATTATGGTTAGAACCCGGGTCAGAACCCGAAACCCGGATGGAGGCAGATGATCTTGCTGCTATTAATGCTATTAAAGAGTCTGCTGCTATTGAACTCAAGGTCTTAACTCTTTTTCCCTGTTTTttttattgcttttatttatttatttatgttaATTATGTATAGACCAACACTTATTAGTTTAGTCCAAAACTTGAAGTTGATAAATTTGCTGATATGGGGTTTAGATATAATGTTATGCCATGTGCTTGTTTTTGCTGATTGTGTTTGTTTGTTAGGAAAGTTCACATTTTTAAGCAAAAGTTGTTAACTTGTTAAGATTTTGCTGGTATTTGACTTATATATGTCGAGAATTGCGATGAAGCAGTTTTAAAGATTTTTAATTTTTTCGTAAGATTGATTGGTGCCTTGGAAGTAAGAAGTGGTGAAATTTGAACATACATAAGGTTGTGCAAGTTAGTGAGGTTACGATTATATACTTTATGTCGAGAATCAAGGTAAAGAAGGTTtaaagatttaatttttttaatcttAAGATTGATTGGTGCCTTGGAAGTGATAACTAGTAAAATGTTGAATAGTGAGGTTATGAATGTGTTGTTTACTGGAGGGACTATGTTGAAGCGGTAGCGAGAATACTTTAGGATGTATGAAAAGGAGAATTTTTACTATGGCAGATTTCATACCATGATAGCGATCATACATACATTATAATGAAAGTAAAGGATTGTAGTTGGGTGCTCACGACTGTCTGTTAAACTGCTTTCTAGTTCTATAGGTTCTCGGGACAATGTtttgttatcaatcttgtacgataaagacattgttatatatatatatattgaatatataactacttcacaaaaacattgttaattcttaaatcacataagcatatgagaattaacaattaaattaggagaagggtttgagaaaacaaacagagattggatttaatctcgagtccagaaaactgtctccttaaagcagtttcgccccgcaccatccgtgtttagcgacctgcttcccaggataaaacgagatactagtataatcgatagatcgaatatactctcagcgaacttgaactgagcccgagaactatcaccggaatattggaaaaatttaatactaaagagaccgagaatgaaagagatgactcttatttcctcgacttaataaaactggtgccctaagactctatttataaagagaggcttgaaaggacttgtttttcttttcgatgtggtacatggtatttataagaaaaactaaggaataggtttgtgctactctcgatgtggtacaaaaccacttttcatattaaaaggtaaaactttggaacatcagttctcattcaccttttactcattttgagcgtgttaatatgcgttggaatcccctcgaagagaagaatacgttccaataaatacacaccactaacacataatgtgtctcactcatatagagtctcaaaatgattcacaacttagtctaaaatactaagtttgtccaacatgTTTTATGTAACCTTAGTCCCTGTTGCATATTTTATTACGCGAAGAAAGTATGTGATGAAATTATGGTGGCCTTACAGGAGAAGGGTAACGAGTATGTCAAGATGGGGAAAAAGCATTATTCTGATGCTATTGATTGCTACACCAGGGCAATTAATCAAAAGGCTTTAAGTGATACTGAGAACTCAGTTCTGTATTCAAACAGAGCTCATGTGAATTTGCAACTAGGAAATTACAGGCGTGCTCTGCTAGATGCTGAACAGGCAATTAAGCTATCTCCCACCTATGCTAAGGTTTATATATTTTGATAGTTTTGTGCTACACATTTGCTTGTTTGAAATAAAGTttgtttatattatatattttctGCAGCTCCTTAGATttaatttgataaatggttgtaTCTATAATTATTATAGGCATACTATAGAGCTGTGAAAGCATCCTTGTCTCTTAAACTCTTGGTAGAAGCTGAATTGTATTGTCAAAAAGGTTTGGAGCAGTT
This sequence is a window from Apium graveolens cultivar Ventura chromosome 9, ASM990537v1, whole genome shotgun sequence. Protein-coding genes within it:
- the LOC141687089 gene encoding uncharacterized protein LOC141687089 — protein: MDPEYVELSSDEDVGLDEKLGFDDSDEDEDWIQELLKEVDRQTNTEDSNESDDVVLVSEVVESPKLKLKICDVGLKEVDAEEEEDDDCVVLDGDPDKPEAVESNLMLDESDELQVVAETGQVACRDYPHPRHLCVKYPFMSTGHEKYCNQCHCYVCDSLAPCLHWDANHCHATDKEEFWKNERKSLKNRYQAAISVPKNFTLSAEMIQMISQSAVSVSFEPAAVSVPFEPAYVSHSQVPGPAMVHACSRPSSFVPGFDHSGQVVPRNRFRPNLVLQHLRSTGNDVIQRDRRGLQVKSPPSVFKRTGPGSPLLSNRRYCLSNQTFRGPYIRVPPPMPMPIPPVHNNIMRWQPFHPQMGSEFNTYQLPAQPNIHANFSNSMPFQPQLSTAPNVMTNHLNISPFQPMMSPLSNTANVFGSSVTQPQVPSQAQYYGNAFLGPTQSQLPFQPVVDSSYTNGAPLEPMLNGQPDFPPNEYQIVQQVDHHGSFLDSIVEDIDLGSVNLTSDTNQEPPSQHQDVGLVSENVTLPHTELDNLFVGSPNLDALNIQYDSWNLGSSDKPVHSPEPDISDSSFFFGL